The Sporichthyaceae bacterium genome has a segment encoding these proteins:
- the ftsY gene encoding signal recognition particle-docking protein FtsY: MEYLIVTIVIVLLVAAMVAGLVGSRLRGRPQAPPSTPPTTTPPAAWKTPPIPAPDVEVADPSLAEPTIAELEEALALEIPEPTAGRLVRLRSRLSRSQTSLGRGLLTLLSRDTLDEDTWEEIEETLLAADVGVGPTMELIERLRTAVRVEGTRTPEALRALLRAELLTSIAIDASRDLHAVTNTTERPSVTLVVGVNGTGKTTTTGKLARVLVADGRSVVLGAADTFRAAAADQLQTWGERVGARTVRGPEGGDPASVAFDAVKQAAGEDIDAVLIDTAGRLHTKTGLMDELGKVKRVVEKQSPVHEVLLVLDATTGQNGLVQARVFAEVVSITGVVLSKLDGTAKGGIVIAVQRELGVPVKLVGLGEGPDDLAPFVPEAFVDALLGD; encoded by the coding sequence GTGGAATACCTGATCGTCACGATCGTGATCGTGCTGCTGGTGGCCGCCATGGTCGCCGGCCTGGTCGGCAGCCGGCTGCGGGGCCGCCCGCAGGCTCCGCCGAGCACCCCACCGACCACGACCCCGCCGGCTGCGTGGAAGACGCCGCCGATCCCGGCGCCGGACGTCGAGGTCGCCGACCCGTCGTTGGCCGAACCGACGATCGCCGAGCTCGAGGAAGCGCTTGCCCTCGAGATCCCGGAGCCGACCGCCGGGCGCCTCGTCCGCCTGCGGTCCCGGCTGTCCCGCTCCCAGACCAGCCTCGGCCGCGGCCTGCTGACCCTGCTCTCCCGCGACACCCTCGACGAGGACACCTGGGAGGAGATCGAGGAGACCCTGCTGGCCGCCGACGTCGGCGTCGGACCGACCATGGAGCTGATTGAGCGGCTGCGCACCGCGGTCCGGGTCGAGGGCACCCGCACCCCCGAAGCGTTGCGCGCGCTGCTGCGCGCCGAACTGCTCACCTCGATCGCGATCGACGCGAGCCGGGACCTGCACGCGGTCACCAACACCACCGAACGGCCATCGGTCACCCTCGTCGTCGGCGTCAACGGGACCGGCAAGACCACCACCACAGGCAAGCTGGCCCGGGTGCTGGTGGCCGATGGGCGCAGTGTCGTGCTCGGCGCCGCCGACACGTTCCGGGCCGCGGCCGCCGACCAGCTGCAGACCTGGGGCGAGCGGGTCGGTGCCCGCACCGTGCGCGGGCCCGAGGGCGGCGACCCGGCCAGCGTCGCGTTCGACGCGGTCAAGCAGGCCGCCGGCGAGGACATCGACGCGGTGCTCATCGACACCGCCGGGCGGTTGCACACCAAGACCGGGCTGATGGACGAACTCGGCAAGGTCAAGCGGGTCGTCGAGAAGCAGTCCCCGGTCCACGAGGTGCTGCTGGTGCTCGACGCCACCACCGGCCAGAACGGCCTGGTCCAGGCGCGGGTCTTCGCCGAGGTCGTGTCGATCACCGGCGTCGTGCTCTCGAAGCTGGACGGCACCGCCAAGGGCGGGATCGTGATCGCCGTGCAACGCGAGC
- a CDS encoding HAD family hydrolase — protein sequence MTADRIRAVLFDVDGVLRVWESGQIAAIEGKYGLPAGKLSEIAYERDRFGPALLGRITDDDWRAAVAAALVPLCGDVTTAISCVVDWSARLGLIDPEVLEVVDEQRSGGRQVGLIANATDRLQQDLAQLRVEDRVDAIVDSAHEGVAKPDAGIFERAAEILGVRIESCLYIGARAEHVAGAERTGMMGHLYTGVPGLREQLATLSTG from the coding sequence GTGACCGCGGACCGAATCCGCGCCGTCCTGTTCGACGTCGACGGCGTGCTGCGGGTCTGGGAGTCAGGCCAGATCGCCGCGATCGAGGGAAAGTACGGCCTGCCGGCCGGGAAGCTGTCCGAGATCGCCTACGAACGCGACCGATTCGGCCCCGCACTGCTCGGTCGGATCACCGACGACGACTGGCGCGCCGCGGTGGCCGCGGCGCTGGTGCCGCTCTGCGGCGACGTGACAACGGCGATCTCCTGCGTCGTGGACTGGAGCGCGCGCCTCGGCCTCATCGACCCGGAGGTGCTCGAAGTCGTCGACGAGCAGCGCTCCGGCGGTCGCCAGGTGGGGCTCATCGCAAACGCCACCGACCGGCTGCAACAGGACCTCGCCCAGCTGCGGGTGGAGGACCGGGTCGACGCGATCGTCGACTCGGCCCACGAAGGTGTGGCCAAGCCCGACGCGGGAATCTTCGAGCGGGCGGCGGAGATCCTCGGGGTCCGGATCGAGTCCTGCCTGTACATCGGCGCCCGGGCCGAGCATGTGGCCGGTGCTGAGCGCACCGGCATGATGGGTCACCTGTACACCGGTGTCCCGGGCCTGCGTGAGCAGCTGGCGACGCTGTCGACCGGCTGA
- the smc gene encoding chromosome segregation protein SMC yields the protein MHLKSLTLRGFKSFASATTLRFEPGITAVVGPNGSGKSNVVDALAWVMGEQGAKSLRGGKMEDVIFAGTAGRPPLGRAEVALTIDNTDGALPIDYTEVTITRTMFRNGGSEYAINGDSCRLLDVQELLSDSGIGREMHVIVGQGQLDAVLSAGPEERRGFIEEAAGVLKHRKRKEKALRKLDAMQANLTRVSDLVTELRRQLKPLGKQAEIARRAATVQADLRDSRLRLVADDLITLRTSLDAEVADEAALLERQGEVETQLAAARDREAALEQGVAEAVPAAAAAQENWYRLSALRERLRGTAGLAAERARLIADGAEEQRQGRDPDELERDAAAARGRAADLQGDVEAAAQRLATVIERRRGAEEALAVEERRVSIAQRAAADRREGLARLIGKVNSLRTRAAAAQDEIGRLGHSLSDAAARAQLAEAEFTVLESQAAGLADGEVGLDEAHEAAAGELAAIEERVADLQAQAQAGDRDRAALVARKEALELSLARRDGAAALLADPDVAGVLGSVTRLVTVTPGHEAAVAAALAGAADAVVVESLAVAIAAIERLRLAGAGQAHLLIGDAPAARPTVAQATDGRPLLDSVTAPPALRGVLTDLLGDFLLVEDLFAAAQTAARNPGHRVVTATGDVLAASHAVGGSAGAPSLLEVQAAVEEATAELDRRDRATAELREALTDAAAERGRAVQLAAETLTRLNESDADLAAVGEQLGRLGASARAAHAEVERLDAAIRGAEAARDADLSGLADLEERLTAAEAEPVAGEVETDERERLSATCVAARAEEVETRLGLRTAEERANSAAGRAESMARAAVEERRARELAADRRAQREAAGRRAAAVAMAAEYTLGLLEATLTVAGAERAAADELRREREVELGTVRKGTKAMEAELDRLTDSVHRDQVARAEHRLRIENLETKALEELGVAPDVLVVEYGPDRRVPVSPPVPLDGERQAEAPEPSESAPSAEDAGQMIPYVRSEQEKRLREAERALALLGKVNPLALEEFAALEERSAFLTAQLEDLKNGRRDLLTVVAEVDARVEQVFAAAWEDTAREFVGVFSRLFPGGEGRLVLTDPDNMLTTGIEVEARPPGKKVKRLSLLSGGERSLVAVALLVAIFRARPSPFYIMDEVEAALDDTNLGRLLTILEELRENSQLIVITHQKRTMEVADALYGVSMRGDGVTTVISQKLREDRPAPVPEMRELLAEPDPVGSPA from the coding sequence GTGCATCTGAAAAGCCTCACCCTGCGGGGCTTCAAGTCTTTCGCCTCCGCGACAACGCTGCGGTTCGAGCCGGGCATCACCGCCGTGGTCGGGCCCAACGGGTCCGGCAAGTCGAACGTGGTCGACGCGCTGGCCTGGGTCATGGGTGAGCAGGGCGCGAAGTCGCTGCGCGGCGGCAAGATGGAGGACGTCATCTTCGCCGGCACCGCCGGCCGCCCGCCGCTGGGTCGGGCCGAGGTTGCGCTCACCATCGACAACACCGACGGCGCGCTGCCCATCGACTACACCGAGGTGACGATCACCCGGACGATGTTCCGCAACGGCGGTTCCGAGTACGCCATCAACGGCGACTCCTGCCGGTTGCTCGACGTCCAGGAGCTGCTCTCCGACTCCGGCATCGGCCGGGAGATGCACGTGATCGTGGGCCAGGGCCAGCTCGACGCGGTCCTGTCCGCGGGCCCTGAGGAACGCCGCGGCTTCATCGAGGAAGCCGCCGGGGTGCTCAAGCACCGGAAACGGAAGGAGAAGGCCCTCCGCAAGCTTGACGCGATGCAGGCGAACCTCACCCGCGTCTCCGACTTGGTCACCGAGTTGCGCCGACAGCTGAAGCCGCTCGGCAAGCAGGCCGAGATCGCGCGTCGCGCAGCCACCGTCCAGGCCGACCTGCGCGACTCCCGGCTGCGCCTGGTCGCCGACGACCTGATCACCCTGCGGACCTCGCTGGACGCCGAGGTTGCCGACGAGGCCGCGCTGCTGGAGCGGCAGGGTGAGGTGGAGACCCAGCTGGCCGCCGCCCGCGACCGCGAGGCGGCGCTCGAGCAAGGCGTCGCCGAGGCCGTCCCGGCCGCCGCGGCCGCGCAGGAGAACTGGTACCGCCTGTCCGCACTCCGGGAGCGGTTGCGCGGCACGGCGGGGCTGGCCGCCGAACGTGCCCGCCTGATCGCCGACGGCGCCGAGGAGCAACGCCAGGGCCGCGACCCCGACGAGCTGGAGCGCGACGCCGCGGCCGCCCGCGGCCGGGCCGCTGACCTGCAGGGCGACGTCGAGGCGGCGGCGCAGCGGCTGGCAACCGTGATCGAGAGACGCCGCGGTGCGGAGGAGGCGCTGGCGGTCGAGGAGAGAAGGGTGTCGATCGCGCAGCGGGCCGCCGCGGACCGCCGCGAGGGTCTGGCGCGACTGATCGGCAAGGTCAACAGCCTGCGGACCCGGGCCGCCGCGGCCCAGGACGAGATCGGTCGGCTCGGGCACTCCCTGTCCGACGCGGCCGCGCGGGCGCAGCTGGCCGAGGCCGAGTTCACCGTGCTGGAGTCGCAGGCCGCCGGCCTGGCCGACGGTGAGGTCGGCCTGGACGAGGCCCACGAGGCCGCGGCCGGGGAGCTGGCCGCGATCGAGGAGCGCGTCGCCGACCTGCAGGCGCAGGCCCAGGCCGGCGACCGCGACCGAGCTGCGCTGGTGGCCCGCAAGGAAGCGCTGGAGCTGAGCCTGGCGCGCCGCGACGGGGCGGCGGCCCTGCTGGCGGACCCGGACGTCGCCGGCGTTCTCGGCTCGGTGACCCGGCTGGTCACCGTCACCCCGGGCCACGAGGCCGCCGTCGCCGCTGCCCTGGCCGGGGCGGCTGACGCGGTGGTCGTCGAGTCGCTGGCCGTCGCCATCGCCGCCATCGAGCGGCTACGCCTCGCAGGCGCCGGGCAGGCCCACCTGTTGATCGGCGACGCCCCCGCCGCCCGGCCGACCGTCGCGCAGGCAACCGACGGCCGCCCGTTGCTCGACTCCGTCACGGCACCGCCCGCGTTGCGCGGCGTGCTGACCGACCTGCTCGGCGACTTCCTGCTCGTCGAAGACCTGTTCGCCGCGGCGCAGACCGCCGCGCGAAACCCGGGCCACCGGGTCGTCACCGCGACCGGCGATGTGTTGGCCGCCTCCCACGCGGTCGGCGGCTCCGCCGGCGCTCCCAGCCTGCTCGAGGTCCAGGCCGCCGTCGAGGAGGCAACTGCCGAGTTGGACCGCCGCGACCGGGCCACCGCCGAGTTGCGCGAGGCCTTGACCGACGCCGCCGCCGAGCGGGGACGAGCCGTACAGCTGGCCGCGGAGACGCTGACGCGACTCAACGAGTCCGACGCCGACCTGGCGGCCGTCGGCGAGCAGCTGGGCCGGCTGGGCGCGTCGGCCCGGGCCGCCCACGCCGAGGTCGAGCGGCTCGATGCGGCCATCCGCGGCGCCGAGGCCGCCCGCGACGCCGACCTGTCCGGCCTGGCCGACCTGGAGGAGCGCCTGACCGCGGCCGAGGCCGAACCGGTGGCCGGGGAGGTCGAGACCGACGAGCGGGAGCGGCTCTCCGCCACCTGCGTCGCCGCCCGCGCCGAGGAGGTCGAGACCCGCCTGGGCCTGCGCACCGCCGAGGAACGCGCCAACAGCGCCGCAGGCCGGGCCGAGTCCATGGCCCGGGCCGCCGTCGAGGAACGCCGCGCCCGCGAGCTTGCCGCCGACCGCCGGGCGCAACGGGAGGCCGCCGGCCGTCGGGCCGCGGCCGTCGCGATGGCTGCCGAGTACACCCTGGGCCTGCTCGAGGCGACGCTGACCGTAGCCGGCGCCGAACGCGCCGCCGCCGACGAACTGCGCCGCGAACGCGAGGTCGAGCTCGGCACCGTCCGGAAGGGCACCAAGGCGATGGAGGCCGAGCTGGACCGGCTCACCGACTCGGTCCACCGCGACCAGGTCGCCCGCGCCGAGCACCGGTTGCGGATCGAGAACCTGGAGACCAAGGCGCTGGAGGAGCTCGGCGTCGCCCCGGACGTGCTGGTTGTCGAGTACGGCCCGGACCGTCGCGTCCCGGTCAGTCCGCCCGTCCCCCTCGACGGCGAGCGACAGGCCGAGGCCCCGGAGCCGTCCGAATCGGCCCCGTCCGCCGAGGACGCCGGTCAGATGATCCCGTACGTGCGCTCCGAGCAGGAGAAGCGCTTGCGCGAGGCGGAGCGTGCGTTGGCGCTGCTCGGCAAGGTCAACCCGTTGGCGTTGGAGGAGTTCGCGGCACTCGAGGAGCGCAGCGCGTTCCTGACCGCGCAACTGGAGGACCTCAAGAACGGCCGCCGCGACCTGCTGACGGTCGTCGCCGAGGTCGACGCCCGGGTGGAGCAGGTCTTCGCCGCGGCCTGGGAGGACACCGCCCGGGAGTTCGTGGGTGTGTTCTCCCGGCTGTTCCCCGGCGGTGAGGGCCGGCTGGTGCTGACCGACCCGGACAACATGCTGACCACCGGCATCGAGGTCGAGGCCCGCCCGCCGGGCAAGAAGGTCAAGCGGCTGTCGCTGCTGTCCGGCGGCGAACGGTCGCTGGTCGCGGTCGCGTTGCTGGTCGCGATTTTCCGCGCCCGACCCAGCCCCTTCTACATCATGGACGAGGTCGAGGCTGCGCTGGACGACACCAACCTGGGCCGCCTGCTCACGATCCTGGAGGAGCTGCGCGAGAACAGTCAGCTCATCGTGATCACCCACCAGAAGCGCACCATGGAGGTCGCCGACGCGCTCTACGGCGTCTCGATGCGCGGCGACGGCGTGACCACGGTCATCAGCCAGAAGCTGCGCGAGGACCGCCCGGCGCCGGTTCCCGAAATGCGCGAACTCCTCGCCGAGCCGGACCCGGTGGGGTCGCCGGCGTGA
- the mutM gene encoding bifunctional DNA-formamidopyrimidine glycosylase/DNA-(apurinic or apyrimidinic site) lyase, translating into MPELPEVETVRLGLERFVVGRRIAGTAVGHDRAVRRHRPGAADFAARLRNCRIVAAQRRGKYLWMPLDSGEALLAHLGMSGQLLVQPPELPDEKHLRIRLVFDDRGPELRFVDQRTFGGMSVESLVESTDTLVPAPVAHIARDPLDPAFDRAAFARALRRKQTQLKRALLDQTLISGIGNIYADEALWRARLHYARSTRSLKASDIDRLLDDVVAVMTQALAAGGTSFDSLYVNVNGSSGWFERSLEAYGREGRPCTRCGSEMAREPFMNRSSFLCPTCQRRPRVIHKLSTHHTV; encoded by the coding sequence ATGCCCGAACTACCCGAGGTCGAGACGGTCCGTCTTGGGCTGGAGCGGTTCGTCGTCGGACGTCGGATCGCCGGCACGGCCGTCGGGCACGACCGGGCCGTTCGGCGCCACCGGCCGGGCGCGGCCGATTTCGCCGCGCGGCTTCGCAACTGCCGGATCGTCGCCGCACAACGACGTGGCAAGTACCTGTGGATGCCGTTGGACTCCGGTGAGGCCCTGCTCGCTCATCTGGGAATGAGCGGGCAACTGCTCGTGCAGCCGCCGGAGCTCCCGGACGAGAAGCATCTGCGGATCCGGCTCGTCTTCGACGACCGTGGGCCGGAACTGCGCTTCGTCGACCAGCGGACCTTCGGCGGGATGTCCGTGGAGTCGTTGGTGGAGTCGACCGACACCCTGGTCCCGGCGCCGGTCGCGCACATCGCCCGGGACCCGCTGGACCCGGCATTCGACCGGGCCGCGTTCGCCCGGGCGCTGCGCCGCAAGCAGACCCAGCTCAAGCGGGCGCTGCTGGACCAGACCCTGATCAGCGGGATCGGCAACATCTACGCCGACGAGGCACTGTGGCGTGCTCGGTTGCACTACGCGCGCTCGACCAGGTCGCTGAAGGCGTCCGACATCGACCGACTGCTCGACGACGTCGTAGCGGTGATGACGCAGGCCCTGGCTGCCGGCGGTACTTCGTTCGACAGCCTCTACGTCAACGTCAACGGGTCCAGCGGCTGGTTCGAACGGTCGCTGGAGGCCTACGGGCGCGAGGGGCGGCCGTGCACCCGCTGCGGGAGCGAGATGGCCCGCGAGCCGTTCATGAACCGATCTTCGTTCCTCTGCCCGACCTGCCAGCGCCGTCCACGGGTCATTCACAAGTTGTCCACACATCACACCGTGTGA
- the rnc gene encoding ribonuclease III, which produces MTVLPSDAGESLVKLEDRLGVSIDAGLLERALTHRSYAYENGGLPTNERLEFLGDSVLGLVVTDALFHRHPDLPEGQLAKLRAAVVNMRALADVGRALELGEFLRLGRGEEGTGGRDKSSILADTLEALIGAVYVDRGLTEASTLVRRLFDPLIESSARLGAGLDWKTSLQELTATVGIGVPEYAVTESGPDHEKTFQATARVGGADFGVGRGRSKKEAEQQAAEAAWTTLRNKYATDVSAPQA; this is translated from the coding sequence GTGACGGTCCTGCCGAGCGACGCCGGCGAATCGCTGGTGAAACTCGAGGATCGGCTCGGCGTCTCCATCGACGCCGGGCTGCTGGAACGCGCCCTGACCCACCGTTCGTACGCGTACGAGAACGGCGGCCTGCCGACCAACGAGCGGCTGGAGTTCCTGGGCGACTCCGTCCTCGGCCTGGTGGTCACCGACGCGTTGTTCCACCGGCACCCGGACCTGCCCGAGGGGCAGTTGGCCAAGCTGCGAGCCGCGGTGGTCAACATGCGCGCGCTGGCCGACGTCGGCCGAGCACTGGAGCTCGGTGAGTTCCTGCGCCTGGGGCGCGGCGAGGAAGGGACCGGGGGGCGCGACAAGTCGTCGATCCTGGCCGACACGCTCGAGGCCCTGATCGGGGCGGTCTACGTGGACCGGGGGCTGACCGAGGCCTCGACGCTGGTGCGCCGGCTGTTCGACCCGTTGATCGAGTCCTCGGCGCGGCTCGGCGCCGGCCTGGACTGGAAGACCAGCCTGCAGGAGCTGACCGCGACGGTCGGCATCGGCGTCCCGGAGTACGCGGTCACCGAGAGCGGTCCGGACCACGAGAAGACGTTCCAGGCCACTGCGCGGGTCGGCGGCGCGGACTTCGGCGTCGGCCGCGGCCGCAGCAAGAAGGAGGCCGAGCAGCAGGCGGCCGAGGCAGCCTGGACCACGCTGCGGAACAAGTACGCGACCGACGTGTCGGCCCCGCAGGCCTGA
- the rpmF gene encoding 50S ribosomal protein L32 yields the protein MAVPKRKTSRSNTRSRRANWKAVAPTLANCERCREPKLPHTACPTCGTYNRRQVLGA from the coding sequence GTGGCCGTCCCGAAGCGGAAGACCTCCCGCAGCAACACCCGCAGCCGGCGGGCCAACTGGAAGGCCGTGGCGCCCACGCTCGCGAACTGCGAGCGCTGCCGCGAGCCGAAGCTGCCCCACACGGCGTGCCCTACGTGCGGTACGTACAACCGCCGCCAAGTTCTCGGCGCCTGA
- a CDS encoding YceD family protein, protein MSRISRSVPAPADLGLDVIAVPEGAQVELELRLEAVLEGVLVSGRAQAPLAGECVRCLEPISASADVEFAELFVFPGRDGDEETRWLQDDMIDLEPVLRDAVVLELPLQPVCEEDCPGLCADCGARLAGDPGHGHRQTDPRWAALQGFASENDDRSE, encoded by the coding sequence ATGAGCCGAATCTCCCGGTCTGTTCCGGCACCGGCGGACCTGGGGTTGGACGTCATCGCGGTGCCCGAGGGTGCGCAGGTCGAGCTGGAACTGCGGCTCGAGGCGGTACTCGAGGGTGTGCTCGTGTCCGGAAGGGCACAGGCACCGCTGGCCGGTGAGTGCGTGCGGTGCCTGGAACCGATCTCCGCCTCGGCGGACGTCGAATTCGCGGAACTGTTCGTGTTCCCGGGCCGGGACGGCGATGAGGAGACTCGTTGGCTGCAGGACGACATGATCGACCTGGAGCCGGTGTTGCGCGACGCGGTGGTGCTGGAACTGCCGCTTCAGCCGGTGTGCGAGGAAGACTGTCCAGGGTTGTGCGCCGACTGCGGCGCGCGCCTGGCGGGCGACCCCGGGCACGGGCATCGGCAGACCGACCCGCGGTGGGCGGCCCTGCAGGGCTTCGCCAGTGAGAACGACGACAGGAGTGAATGA
- the coaD gene encoding pantetheine-phosphate adenylyltransferase, which yields MRSCVCPGSFDPVTNGHLDVIARAAKLADEVVVAVLVNRHKEGLFSLAERLDMLRETLQDVPNVRVDSFDGLLVDYCTANDIPAIIKGLRVVGDFDYELQMAQMNHALTGVETLFVATSPRYSFLSSSLVKEVATHRGQIKGLVPDVVLERLLARLAGPESRG from the coding sequence GTGCGTAGCTGCGTCTGCCCGGGCTCGTTCGACCCGGTCACCAATGGTCATCTCGACGTCATCGCCCGAGCGGCCAAGCTGGCCGACGAGGTTGTCGTCGCCGTGCTGGTCAACCGGCACAAGGAAGGCCTGTTCTCCCTGGCCGAGCGCCTCGACATGCTCCGCGAGACGTTGCAGGACGTCCCCAACGTCCGCGTCGACTCCTTCGACGGGCTGCTGGTCGACTACTGCACGGCCAACGACATCCCCGCGATCATCAAGGGGCTGCGGGTGGTCGGCGACTTCGACTACGAGCTGCAGATGGCCCAGATGAACCACGCCCTGACCGGCGTGGAGACGCTGTTCGTGGCCACCAGCCCCCGCTACAGCTTCCTGTCCTCCAGCCTGGTCAAGGAGGTCGCCACGCACCGGGGGCAGATCAAGGGCCTGGTACCGGACGTGGTCCTGGAGCGACTCCTGGCACGACTGGCGGGGCCGGAGTCACGTGGCTGA
- the rsmD gene encoding 16S rRNA (guanine(966)-N(2))-methyltransferase RsmD, which translates to MIRIVGGSVGGRLLATPKGMNTRPTSDRAREALFSSVEAARSLAGARVLDLYAGSGALGLEALSRGAAAVVLVEADRNVCAVLRANVAALGLPGAQVVTARVAEALAQPAAEAFDLLFADPPYAVPAAEVAAALTTAAANGWLAPEALVVLERASRDPDFQWPCDFGALRERRYGEATLWFGRFTGDPAGQLGTPPSGDDGEGPHFPRA; encoded by the coding sequence TTGATCAGGATCGTCGGCGGCAGCGTCGGCGGCCGGCTGCTGGCCACCCCGAAGGGCATGAACACCCGCCCGACCTCCGACCGGGCCCGGGAGGCGCTGTTCTCCTCCGTGGAGGCCGCGCGGTCGCTGGCCGGGGCCCGGGTGCTCGACCTCTACGCGGGCAGCGGCGCACTGGGGCTGGAGGCACTGTCGCGCGGCGCCGCCGCGGTCGTGCTGGTCGAGGCGGACCGAAACGTCTGCGCGGTGCTGCGGGCCAACGTCGCCGCGCTCGGGCTGCCGGGGGCGCAGGTGGTCACGGCGCGGGTCGCGGAGGCGTTGGCCCAGCCGGCGGCGGAGGCCTTCGACCTGCTGTTCGCGGATCCGCCGTATGCCGTCCCCGCCGCCGAGGTGGCGGCCGCACTGACCACCGCCGCGGCCAACGGCTGGCTGGCGCCGGAGGCGCTGGTGGTCCTGGAGCGTGCCAGCCGCGACCCGGATTTCCAGTGGCCGTGCGACTTCGGCGCGCTGCGGGAGCGTCGATACGGCGAGGCAACGCTGTGGTTCGGACGGTTCACCGGCGACCCGGCGGGCCAACTGGGCACCCCGCCTTCGGGTGACGACGGGGAGGGGCCACACTTTCCGCGTGCGTAG